From the genome of Dickeya aquatica, one region includes:
- a CDS encoding helix-turn-helix domain-containing protein — protein sequence MIHYHSVKIIMGSIDLFCQGVKVTFRSQCAERLKSERKRLSLNQADVAELCGVSRETWGKYERGSMVPGGDVLFSFAMAGANIQFVLTGEESGGFALSRDEIELVKSFRVAPLAVKAAALGALTAGSSATAGSINITGSGQRVAGRDYHENKK from the coding sequence GTGATCCACTATCATTCTGTGAAAATCATTATGGGATCAATAGATCTCTTTTGTCAAGGTGTGAAAGTGACCTTTAGATCTCAATGTGCCGAAAGATTGAAGTCCGAGCGGAAGCGATTGTCCTTAAATCAGGCTGATGTCGCTGAGTTGTGCGGGGTATCAAGAGAAACATGGGGCAAATACGAGAGAGGCTCCATGGTGCCAGGAGGAGATGTTTTGTTCTCTTTTGCTATGGCAGGAGCAAATATTCAATTTGTCCTAACTGGTGAAGAGTCTGGCGGCTTTGCTCTCTCTCGAGATGAAATTGAATTGGTCAAAAGCTTTAGAGTGGCCCCTTTAGCAGTAAAAGCCGCTGCACTGGGCGCATTGACTGCGGGTAGTTCTGCAACAGCAGGATCAATAAACATAACCGGTAGCGGCCAGCGTGTTGCTGGCAGGGACTATCACGAAAACAAAAAATAA
- a CDS encoding DNA adenine methylase: protein MIRPFIKWAGGKTRVMPDLLPHLPDANCLIEPFVGGASVFLNTEYRRYVLADINADLINLYRVATRHTDELISYARGLFANGNSADAYADNRNLFNSLTLSASVEKAALFLYLNRHGFNGVCRYNKAGAFNVPYGKYSKPYFPRAEIRLFAEKACDTQAIFVCEPFQITLSSFVARGAAIYCDPPYLPASDTANFTQYHTGGFTAADHQALADALLDANRQHGIQCVISNSDTPATREIYRHFGLHEISVQRSAGANAITRTAAKEVIGVLPVCDGCGRHGGGCCPDCGPAMGDATYQEMVASGALNAEPF from the coding sequence ATGATCCGTCCGTTCATCAAATGGGCGGGCGGGAAAACCCGCGTGATGCCCGACCTGTTACCACACCTGCCGGATGCTAATTGCCTCATAGAGCCGTTTGTCGGCGGTGCGTCGGTGTTCCTGAATACCGAATATCGTCGCTATGTGCTCGCTGATATCAACGCCGACCTGATTAACCTGTACCGCGTCGCCACTCGCCACACCGATGAATTGATTTCATATGCGCGCGGGCTGTTTGCCAACGGCAACAGTGCTGATGCATATGCAGATAATCGCAACCTGTTTAACTCCCTGACGCTCTCTGCGAGCGTTGAAAAAGCCGCGCTGTTTCTGTACCTGAATCGCCATGGCTTTAACGGCGTGTGCCGCTACAACAAGGCCGGGGCGTTTAACGTCCCGTACGGCAAATATTCAAAGCCGTATTTCCCGCGCGCCGAGATTCGGTTGTTTGCAGAAAAAGCCTGCGACACACAGGCTATTTTTGTCTGTGAGCCGTTTCAGATCACCCTCTCTTCGTTCGTCGCGCGCGGAGCGGCTATCTACTGCGACCCGCCGTACCTTCCCGCATCTGACACTGCTAATTTCACGCAATATCACACCGGTGGATTTACCGCCGCCGACCATCAGGCGCTGGCTGATGCGCTGCTGGACGCAAACCGGCAGCACGGCATTCAGTGCGTGATTTCAAACAGCGATACACCGGCCACACGCGAGATTTACCGGCATTTCGGGCTACATGAAATCAGCGTGCAGCGCTCGGCCGGTGCGAATGCAATAACCCGCACCGCTGCAAAAGAAGTGATTGGTGTGCTGCCTGTCTGCGATGGCTGCGGGCGTCATGGTGGCGGTTGTTGCCCTGACTGTGGGCCAGCTATGGGCGATGCCACCTATCAGGAAATGGTGGCATCCGGTGCGTTGAACGCGGAGCCGTTCTGA
- a CDS encoding DUF2732 family protein, translating to MIATKLKPVNTAADGALVELLNKARLEERKDQHFSFSLRLAALAVRAQKRDLSAAEVVELIRQESERFEHSAQELH from the coding sequence ATGATTGCAACCAAATTAAAGCCTGTAAATACCGCCGCTGATGGCGCACTTGTCGAGCTGCTGAATAAAGCCCGTCTGGAAGAGCGTAAAGACCAGCATTTTTCCTTCTCACTGCGCCTTGCGGCACTGGCTGTACGCGCTCAAAAACGCGACCTTTCCGCTGCCGAAGTGGTGGAACTGATACGTCAGGAATCAGAGCGTTTTGAGCACTCCGCTCAGGAGTTGCACTGA
- a CDS encoding TraR/DksA C4-type zinc finger protein: MDSIDVAQEREQFIRDNQIKKARQQSGCAAAAFVCESCDAPIQAARRAAVPGVRLCVYCQGDAELKNKHYRGAL, encoded by the coding sequence ATGGACTCAATTGACGTTGCACAAGAGCGCGAGCAGTTCATCCGCGACAACCAAATCAAGAAGGCCCGGCAACAGTCGGGCTGTGCCGCTGCTGCATTCGTCTGTGAAAGCTGCGATGCGCCCATTCAAGCCGCGCGCCGCGCCGCCGTTCCGGGTGTGCGTCTGTGCGTGTACTGCCAGGGCGATGCAGAACTGAAAAACAAACACTATCGGGGTGCGTTATGA
- a CDS encoding DUF7415 domain-containing protein, with translation MVGNRPEKLAGCDWVDWNELSQRGLLVRINQEIMHPLGLAIFRDQETGGQVVH, from the coding sequence TTGGTCGGTAATAGGCCGGAAAAATTAGCCGGATGCGACTGGGTTGATTGGAACGAATTAAGCCAGAGAGGACTATTAGTCCGCATTAATCAGGAAATTATGCATCCCCTTGGCCTCGCTATTTTCCGCGATCAAGAAACGGGGGGTCAGGTGGTGCATTAA
- a CDS encoding DUF5347 family protein — translation MANTESARAIPLSIAERTDGLNHIAMLRGKHFKTNSEKEMCRFIDDMRDKIDDDYHKNMRVLSAIFELADIDKERHHLKFNELTTDEKERLIKAMNKLRAVVSLFPKNLILPL, via the coding sequence ATGGCTAACACCGAGTCCGCTCGCGCCATTCCGCTGAGTATCGCGGAAAGAACAGACGGGCTAAACCACATTGCAATGCTGCGAGGGAAGCACTTCAAGACAAACAGTGAGAAAGAAATGTGCCGCTTTATTGACGATATGCGGGACAAGATTGATGACGATTACCATAAGAATATGCGCGTGCTGTCAGCAATATTTGAGTTAGCAGATATTGATAAAGAACGGCATCACCTGAAATTTAATGAACTGACCACTGACGAGAAAGAACGGCTGATTAAAGCAATGAATAAGCTCCGAGCAGTTGTGAGTTTATTCCCCAAAAACTTAATTCTGCCACTGTAA
- a CDS encoding type II toxin-antitoxin system RelE family toxin, which translates to MVRVIWSKKALKQRLTIDKRYQTAISEKVTELENFPAVRLDIVSLKGQEGAFRLRVGDYRIIFQITKGEPVICEIKEVKRRTSTTY; encoded by the coding sequence ATGGTAAGGGTGATCTGGTCGAAGAAAGCACTGAAACAACGTCTGACTATCGATAAACGGTATCAGACCGCCATAAGTGAGAAGGTGACTGAGCTGGAAAATTTCCCTGCTGTCAGGCTGGATATTGTCTCATTGAAGGGGCAAGAAGGTGCGTTCAGGCTGAGGGTTGGTGACTATCGGATCATTTTCCAAATTACCAAAGGCGAACCGGTGATCTGCGAAATAAAAGAGGTTAAACGCAGAACGTCAACAACCTACTAA
- a CDS encoding replication endonuclease: MPEQWAYPWNAPRPAISAPSGVADLSPSLFVAGDELHPAVTRHLSRMVKRALAAGDDRNLSQAVAKLEQQEPNGTQLRIRRALAETERQGYQETISCWMTTPEGVAARLHEQPPFIRDVYRQKIEWLRANHEPRHISAFFMGTVKKALLRLDAVRAQQGVRDGFASELAAYWRPRWSHLAGFTKHEVINAAHTLAAAVTEMFETECGNTSPEEMTNDEMQWLYRHLGRELLALRVTPPCWGLVIGDEQARHRIYSAILRITSPEWWGRKLWRLRCEWRENQFRAIGVIHKKRMPYVSLDALNQWQEQRRKNREYFKAHELVDEDGNVASLENMVYASISNPVIRRHELMTRMAGVEMVAIARGDEGVFLTITCPSRYHANVQNGHQNPKWDHTSPRQGQRYLCRTWARAMSALNRRSLRPYGFRVAEPHHDATPHWHVLLFMPPADRKAITDILREYFIAEDRAELGRNTGARFKAKKLDPRKGSATAYVAKYISKNIDGYALDGELDNETGKPLRETAKFAMAWASQHSIRQFQPFGLPPVTVWRELRRLANQLTAAQKENGTFKRGAAQLADPAMDAVLASADAGCFATYIEKQGGVLIPRERYTVRIAYEDADEQNTYGETPEKIFGVFSPRLGAISRICTRLIKWKIRKKQSADDGASIGTGSGLAVTSPTGDAWSSVNNSTGDEKTAISAGINGDDDGSCELPDGEPGDTSAQTFTDFDRMTDPERRALLSRLRTQPPDRWNNQHSSTTQRNKSAEKQVVGKLPDEWRASITDFARSIGWDISIGEASRLAAGHPIDFSGQRYYARRNGELYRKAEKKQVDDAGLMKRVAVLRELSRES, encoded by the coding sequence ATGCCTGAACAGTGGGCCTATCCCTGGAACGCTCCACGCCCGGCGATCTCCGCACCGTCGGGCGTGGCTGATCTTAGTCCGTCTCTATTCGTTGCCGGTGATGAATTGCATCCTGCCGTCACACGGCATCTGAGCCGGATGGTTAAGCGCGCTTTGGCCGCAGGCGATGACCGGAATCTTAGTCAGGCCGTGGCGAAGTTGGAACAGCAGGAGCCAAACGGCACGCAGTTGCGTATCCGGCGCGCTCTGGCGGAAACAGAGCGTCAGGGTTATCAGGAAACGATTAGCTGCTGGATGACAACGCCGGAGGGCGTGGCTGCCCGTTTGCACGAGCAGCCGCCTTTTATCCGTGATGTTTACCGCCAAAAAATTGAATGGTTACGTGCGAACCACGAGCCGCGACATATCAGTGCTTTTTTTATGGGAACCGTGAAAAAAGCACTGCTGCGTCTGGATGCCGTGCGCGCACAGCAAGGTGTGCGTGATGGTTTTGCATCGGAACTGGCGGCCTATTGGAGGCCGCGTTGGTCACATCTGGCCGGGTTTACCAAACATGAGGTGATTAATGCCGCGCACACTCTGGCGGCCGCCGTCACCGAAATGTTTGAAACTGAGTGCGGCAACACATCGCCGGAGGAGATGACCAATGATGAAATGCAGTGGCTATATCGCCATCTGGGACGCGAACTGCTGGCATTACGTGTAACGCCACCGTGCTGGGGGCTGGTCATCGGTGATGAACAAGCCCGGCACCGCATCTATTCCGCCATTTTACGCATTACTTCACCTGAATGGTGGGGGCGGAAACTGTGGCGACTGCGTTGTGAATGGCGGGAAAATCAGTTTCGCGCCATCGGCGTGATACACAAAAAACGAATGCCGTATGTCAGCCTTGATGCCCTCAACCAGTGGCAAGAGCAGCGCCGCAAAAACCGTGAGTATTTTAAAGCGCATGAGCTGGTTGATGAAGATGGTAACGTCGCCTCGTTAGAAAACATGGTGTATGCCAGCATCAGTAATCCCGTTATTCGCCGCCATGAACTGATGACCCGTATGGCCGGTGTTGAAATGGTGGCAATCGCGCGGGGTGATGAAGGTGTTTTCCTCACTATCACATGCCCATCGCGTTATCACGCTAATGTTCAGAACGGGCATCAAAACCCAAAATGGGATCACACCTCCCCTCGTCAGGGGCAGCGCTACTTATGTCGTACCTGGGCGCGTGCCATGTCTGCGTTAAACCGTCGCAGTTTGCGCCCTTATGGCTTTCGCGTTGCCGAGCCGCACCACGATGCAACACCGCACTGGCATGTGTTGCTGTTTATGCCACCTGCCGACAGAAAGGCCATCACTGATATCTTGCGTGAGTATTTTATTGCTGAAGACCGTGCGGAGCTGGGGCGCAACACCGGCGCACGATTCAAGGCTAAAAAGCTCGATCCAAGAAAAGGCAGCGCTACGGCTTACGTGGCGAAGTACATCAGTAAAAATATCGACGGTTACGCGCTGGATGGTGAGCTGGATAACGAAACCGGCAAGCCATTACGCGAAACGGCAAAGTTTGCGATGGCCTGGGCGTCACAACATAGCATCCGACAGTTTCAGCCGTTCGGTCTGCCGCCAGTCACGGTATGGCGTGAACTGCGTCGCCTGGCAAACCAGCTTACCGCAGCCCAGAAAGAAAACGGCACGTTTAAACGTGGGGCCGCGCAGCTTGCTGACCCGGCAATGGATGCCGTGTTGGCATCGGCTGACGCCGGTTGTTTTGCCACGTACATCGAAAAGCAAGGCGGCGTGTTGATCCCACGCGAGCGCTACACCGTGCGCATTGCCTATGAAGACGCTGACGAACAAAACACCTACGGCGAGACGCCGGAAAAAATCTTCGGTGTGTTCTCTCCACGTCTGGGGGCGATATCCCGTATCTGCACCCGGTTAATCAAGTGGAAAATCCGAAAGAAGCAGTCCGCTGACGATGGTGCCAGCATTGGCACCGGGAGTGGTTTGGCCGTTACGTCGCCAACCGGCGACGCTTGGAGTTCTGTCAATAACTCTACGGGCGATGAAAAAACAGCCATTTCAGCAGGTATAAACGGGGATGACGATGGTAGCTGTGAACTGCCAGATGGAGAGCCTGGCGATACATCCGCTCAAACCTTCACCGACTTCGATCGCATGACAGACCCGGAACGCCGGGCGCTGCTGTCCAGGTTGCGAACTCAACCGCCGGATCGGTGGAATAATCAACACTCGTCCACTACTCAACGGAACAAATCGGCTGAAAAACAGGTGGTTGGCAAACTGCCGGACGAGTGGCGTGCCAGTATTACCGATTTCGCCCGCTCAATCGGCTGGGATATCAGCATCGGAGAGGCAAGCAGGCTAGCAGCGGGTCATCCGATTGATTTTTCTGGACAACGGTATTACGCCAGAAGAAACGGGGAACTGTATCGTAAAGCAGAGAAAAAGCAGGTTGATGATGCGGGTTTGATGAAACGGGTTGCTGTGCTGCGTGAGTTGAGTCGTGAGTCATAA
- a CDS encoding helix-turn-helix domain-containing protein, with translation MSKLQFINDVNGNPQFVVLPIDVYESLLSNDDSGYESIPYAADEHDDETVPNEVVNIMFRDDISLLAAWRVYRGLSQYDVAERLGTTQSAVSQWEAKDSRPQKKTREKLAELYGCRPEQMIL, from the coding sequence ATGTCAAAACTACAATTTATCAACGATGTAAACGGCAATCCGCAATTCGTTGTGTTGCCGATAGATGTGTACGAAAGCCTGCTCTCCAATGATGATAGCGGGTATGAATCCATTCCCTATGCCGCCGACGAGCATGATGATGAAACCGTGCCAAATGAGGTGGTCAACATTATGTTTCGTGACGATATCAGCCTGTTGGCCGCCTGGCGTGTTTACCGTGGGCTATCTCAGTACGATGTTGCGGAACGGCTGGGGACGACACAATCAGCGGTGTCTCAGTGGGAAGCAAAAGACTCTCGACCACAAAAGAAAACCCGCGAAAAATTGGCTGAACTGTATGGGTGCCGGCCTGAACAGATGATTTTGTGA